In Flavobacteriales bacterium, a genomic segment contains:
- the hutI gene encoding imidazolonepropionase: MKTVIKNISELVQVEHQIRKWVSGSDMSKIKTIKDGFIEIQDGKISAFGSMEEWTGIDDWNNTEIIDANGGMVFPTYCDSHTHLVFAGNRENEWEQRLKGATYEEIAKNGGGILNSAKKLQETSEDELLEKALQRANEVMQMGTGAIEIKSGYGLSTAAELKMLRIIKRLKELSPLSIKATFLGAHAIPQEYKSNKTGYLDMVINEMLPQVAEERLAEYIDIFCEDGYFSVEDTERLLDAAKQYGLIPKTHVNQFTIMGGVQASVKYNALSVDHLEIMNHEDIEALKGSECMPTLLPSCSFFLGIPYGPARKLIENDLPVALATDYNPGSSPSGNMNFVSSLGCIRMGMTPEEVINATTINTAYAMGLSQELGSIAVGKKANLFITKPISSYAFIPYSFGHQHIDKVIINGKIQS; the protein is encoded by the coding sequence ATGAAAACAGTAATAAAAAATATATCTGAACTTGTCCAAGTAGAACATCAAATCAGAAAGTGGGTTAGTGGCTCGGACATGAGCAAAATTAAAACTATCAAAGATGGTTTTATTGAAATTCAAGACGGTAAAATTTCAGCTTTCGGGAGTATGGAGGAATGGACTGGTATTGACGATTGGAACAATACCGAAATCATTGACGCAAATGGTGGAATGGTATTCCCTACTTATTGCGACAGCCATACCCATTTAGTATTTGCTGGAAATAGAGAAAACGAATGGGAACAACGACTAAAAGGAGCTACTTACGAAGAAATAGCTAAAAATGGCGGTGGAATTCTTAACTCAGCTAAAAAATTACAAGAGACCTCTGAAGATGAGTTGCTAGAAAAAGCCCTTCAACGTGCTAACGAAGTGATGCAAATGGGAACTGGTGCTATTGAAATAAAAAGTGGCTATGGGCTATCAACAGCTGCTGAACTGAAGATGCTAAGGATTATCAAAAGGTTAAAAGAACTAAGCCCTTTGAGCATAAAGGCCACATTTTTAGGAGCACACGCTATACCGCAAGAATACAAAAGCAATAAAACAGGATATTTAGATATGGTCATCAATGAGATGCTTCCCCAAGTAGCAGAAGAAAGACTTGCAGAATACATTGATATTTTCTGTGAAGATGGCTATTTTTCTGTTGAAGACACCGAAAGACTTTTGGATGCAGCTAAACAATATGGTTTAATTCCAAAAACCCACGTCAATCAGTTTACAATAATGGGAGGTGTTCAAGCAAGTGTCAAGTACAATGCGCTTTCTGTAGATCATTTAGAAATAATGAACCATGAAGATATAGAAGCCCTAAAAGGGAGTGAGTGTATGCCTACTCTACTGCCATCCTGTTCGTTCTTTTTAGGCATTCCCTATGGCCCAGCAAGAAAACTCATAGAAAATGATTTGCCTGTTGCCTTAGCTACTGACTACAACCCAGGCTCTAGTCCTAGTGGCAATATGAATTTTGTGAGTTCATTAGGCTGCATAAGAATGGGGATGACTCCAGAAGAAGTCATCAATGCTACTACTATAAATACGGCTTACGCCATGGGACTAAGTCAAGAACTAGGAAGTATTGCAGTCGGAAAAAAAGCAAATTTATTCATTACTAAACCCATATCGTCCTACGCTTTTATCCCTTATTCTTTTGGACATCAGCATATCGACAAAGTAATCATTAACGGAAAAATACAATCTTAA
- the aroC gene encoding chorismate synthase, whose product MNTIGQLFRLTTYGESHGVAIGGIIDGCPAGLSLDLEFIQNELDRRKPGQSSITTPRKESDTVQFYSGIFEGKTTGAPIGFVIPNSDAKSQDYNHLKNTFRPSHSDYSYTNKYGFRDYRGGGRSSARETANWVVAGAIAKQLLSEIQINAFVSSVGTVSIDKSYEQLDFSKIESNIIRCPDKLTADKMIALVEQVRDDGDTIGGVISCVVQNVPKGLGEPIFDKLHANLGKALLSINAVKGVEFGSGFCSTEMRGSQHNDIFNPDGSTQTNLSGGIQGGISNGMDIYFRVAFKPVSTLMKEQKSVDDKGQEIVLDGKGRHDPCVLPRAVPVVEAMTALVLADFHLLNKNSKL is encoded by the coding sequence ATGAATACAATAGGTCAGCTGTTTCGTTTAACTACTTATGGAGAATCTCATGGTGTTGCTATTGGCGGTATTATAGACGGTTGTCCTGCGGGTTTGTCATTAGATTTAGAGTTTATTCAGAACGAATTAGACCGAAGAAAACCTGGGCAGTCTTCAATTACTACACCACGAAAAGAAAGCGATACCGTTCAATTTTATTCGGGGATTTTTGAAGGAAAAACTACTGGTGCGCCTATTGGTTTTGTTATTCCAAATAGTGATGCTAAGTCACAAGACTATAATCACCTAAAAAACACGTTTAGACCGTCTCACTCTGATTATAGCTACACCAATAAATACGGTTTTAGAGATTATAGGGGAGGAGGGCGTTCTTCTGCTAGAGAAACTGCAAATTGGGTGGTTGCTGGTGCAATTGCCAAACAATTGCTTTCAGAAATTCAGATTAATGCATTTGTATCTTCTGTTGGTACTGTTTCTATTGATAAATCGTATGAACAGTTAGATTTTTCAAAAATAGAAAGTAACATAATAAGATGTCCTGATAAGCTTACTGCAGACAAAATGATTGCACTAGTTGAACAAGTGAGAGATGATGGAGATACAATTGGTGGGGTTATTAGCTGTGTGGTTCAAAATGTTCCTAAAGGATTAGGAGAGCCTATTTTTGATAAATTACACGCTAACTTAGGAAAAGCTCTTTTGTCTATCAACGCTGTAAAAGGGGTTGAGTTTGGAAGTGGCTTTTGTTCTACCGAAATGCGAGGTAGTCAGCATAATGATATTTTTAATCCTGATGGTTCTACCCAAACGAATTTATCTGGGGGAATACAAGGTGGAATAAGTAATGGAATGGATATCTATTTCAGAGTAGCGTTTAAACCTGTTTCTACCTTAATGAAAGAACAAAAGAGTGTAGATGATAAGGGGCAAGAGATTGTACTAGACGGTAAAGGTCGTCACGACCCTTGTGTTTTGCCTAGAGCAGTGCCTGTTGTTGAGGCTATGACGGCATTAGTATTAGCAGATTTTCATTTGCTCAATAAAAATTCAAAACTATAA
- a CDS encoding dicarboxylate/amino acid:cation symporter, with protein MRKLALHWKIIIGMVLGVLYGLLASEMGWVDFTNDWIKPWGKIFINLLKLIAVPLVFASLIKGVSSLSDISKLSRIGGKTIGIYLFTTVISVTFGLILVNIVQPGKSFSEEKRIELKEQYASNAASKIASAKDVKEDGPLQFVVDMVPSNFIQATGNNKNMLQVIFFAILFGIAMVMLPKEKTVVVKGFFDGVNDIILQIVDIIMLSAPYGVFALLGGLVVDFGGSAELFQALGVYSLCVIVGLLLMIFLVYPLILKSFTKFKYFDFFKGIAPAQMLAFSTSSSAATLPVTMERCEDHLGVSEEVSSFVLPLGATINMDGTSLYQAVAAVFIAQAFGYDLDLSQQLTIVLTSTLASIGAAAVPGAGMVMLVIVLSSIGIDPEGIALIFAVDRILDMLRTVVNVTGDATVATVVAATEGQLKDVTEKDLMS; from the coding sequence ATGAGAAAGCTCGCTTTGCATTGGAAGATAATCATTGGAATGGTGCTGGGTGTCCTGTATGGACTTTTAGCTAGCGAAATGGGCTGGGTTGATTTTACTAACGATTGGATAAAACCTTGGGGTAAAATCTTTATCAACCTATTAAAGTTGATTGCTGTTCCTCTAGTATTCGCATCTCTTATAAAAGGAGTGAGTAGTTTGAGCGATATTTCTAAATTGTCTCGAATTGGTGGAAAAACAATAGGTATTTATCTTTTTACTACTGTAATATCAGTGACTTTTGGATTAATCTTGGTCAATATTGTGCAACCTGGTAAATCTTTTTCAGAAGAAAAAAGAATTGAACTAAAGGAGCAATACGCTTCTAATGCGGCTTCTAAAATAGCTTCAGCTAAAGACGTCAAAGAAGACGGTCCTTTGCAATTCGTTGTGGATATGGTTCCAAGTAATTTTATTCAGGCAACTGGCAACAATAAAAATATGCTTCAAGTAATTTTCTTTGCCATACTTTTTGGAATTGCTATGGTTATGCTACCCAAAGAAAAGACAGTTGTTGTGAAAGGTTTTTTTGATGGTGTTAATGACATTATATTGCAAATTGTCGATATAATAATGCTATCAGCCCCATATGGTGTTTTTGCATTGCTAGGAGGTTTAGTTGTTGATTTTGGAGGTTCGGCAGAACTTTTTCAAGCTCTTGGCGTTTATTCTTTATGTGTTATTGTGGGCTTGTTGCTTATGATATTTTTAGTTTATCCCCTTATTTTAAAATCGTTTACTAAGTTTAAGTATTTTGATTTTTTCAAGGGAATAGCACCGGCACAGATGTTGGCATTTTCTACCAGTTCTAGTGCAGCGACTTTGCCAGTAACAATGGAAAGATGTGAAGATCATTTGGGTGTTTCTGAAGAAGTATCGTCTTTTGTCCTACCTCTAGGAGCTACTATAAATATGGACGGTACTTCCTTGTATCAGGCAGTAGCGGCAGTATTTATTGCTCAAGCTTTCGGTTATGACTTAGATTTAAGTCAGCAATTAACCATAGTATTGACCTCTACATTAGCTTCTATTGGTGCGGCGGCAGTTCCTGGTGCTGGAATGGTAATGTTGGTAATAGTGCTAAGTTCAATAGGCATAGATCCTGAAGGAATAGCATTGATTTTTGCTGTAGATAGAATACTTGATATGTTGCGTACTGTGGTTAATGTTACTGGCGATGCAACTGTGGCAACTGTAGTTGCTGCTACTGAAGGTCAATTAAAAGATGTAACCGAAAAAGATTTAATGAGCTAA